A stretch of Miscanthus floridulus cultivar M001 chromosome 13, ASM1932011v1, whole genome shotgun sequence DNA encodes these proteins:
- the LOC136499924 gene encoding chorismate mutase 2-like — MAVRAIHTLLLLCTMALLLTGLVLPSTAGLSLDTARDFLTREEDTIVFSLLERAKYPLNRPAYAPLHFGAEPCRHLNASFAELFIRDSEAVQSKAGRYQSLQEIPFFAYRVPFTLAPPYNFTRDLYPAAALVNVNDAIWSMYFNELLPLLAKNGDDGNYAVTADADLTCLQVLSRRINYGRDPPTY, encoded by the exons ATGGCTGTGCGCGCCATCCATACACTGCTGCTCCTCTGCACCATGGCGCTGCTGCTGACCGGCCTCGTGTTGCCGTCCACCGCCGGGCTCAGCCTCGACACGGCGAGGGACTTCCTGACGCGGGAGGAGGACACCATTGTGTTCAGCCTCCTCGAGAGGGCCAAGTACCCGCTCAACCGGCCGGCCTACGCCCCCCTCCACTTCGGCGCCGAGCCCTGCCGCCACCTCAACGCCTCTTTCGCCGAGCTCTTCATCCGCGACTCCGAGGCCGTTCAGTCCAAG GCCGGAAGGTACCAAAGCCTACAAGAGATTCCATTCTTCGCTTACAGAGTTCCTTTCACTCTGGCACCTCCATACAACTTCACAAGA GATTTGTATCCCGCTGCCGCATTAGTTAATGTTAATGACGCCATATGGAGCATGTACTTCAATGagcttctccctctgctggccAAGAACGGTGATGATGGCAACTATGCCGTAACTGCTGATGCAGATCTTACATGTCTTCAG GTGCTTTCAAGAAGGATCAACTATGGCAG